A window of Clostridium taeniosporum genomic DNA:
TAATGAACAATAGAGAAAGTGAAATTCCATTATATAGTGAGAATGATGTTAAACTCACTTTAAATAGAATTTTTACTTTAAATTATTTGGTTAGATTTCCTATATTTGAAGATATGCATATTACCTTTTATAATGCAGGACATATTGCAGGAGCTAGTTGTATTTATATTGAAAGTAAAGAAGGTGCAGTATTTTATTCAGGGGATTTTTCTGTTTTTTCTCAAAAAACTGTAGAAGGGGCAAAGCTTCCAAAGCTTAGACCAGATGTAGCAATATTAGAATCTACTTATGGGGATAAGCTTCATTCTAATCGTGAGATAGAAGAAAAAGCTTTAATTAATATTGTTAATGAATGTATAGATAATAATGGTAAAATGATAATTCCAGCTTTTGCATTAGGAAGAGCTCAAGAGGTAATATTAATTTTAAAAGCAGCTATGAATAAAGGGTGTTTAAAAAAGGTTAAGGTATATGTTGATGGGATGGTTAGAGATATAAACAGAGTTTATAAGAATAACCCTTTATATTTGAAGAATTCTTTGGGCAAAAAAATATTAAGGGGAATTGAACCGTTTTATGACGAAAATATTGTAGAAGTTAATTCAAAGGATAATAGAGAAGAAATATTATCAGGAAAAGAATCAGCAGTAATAATTTCAAGCTCAGGTATGCTTACTGGAGGTCCAAGTGCTTTCTACGCAGAAAAAATAGCATCTATGGAAAATGGATATATTGTTATTACAGGATATCAAGATGAAGAATCTCCAGGTAGAAGGATTTTAGATTTAGCTAATGAAGAAGAAGAAAGATATTTAAGTATTAATAATTTAAATATACCTGTAAAATGTAAAGTGAAAAAAATAGGATTATCTGCTCATTCTGATAAAAGTGAGATTAAAGGTGTTATTGAAAGGATAGCATCAAGAAATGTATTTCTAGTTCATGGCAATGAGAATGTTATAAAGACTTTAGCAGCTGAAATATCACGAGATTTTATTGGAAAGATTTTTACTCCGGATTGTGGAGAAAGTGTTACGTTAAATATTAATAATCCAAGAAAGCAATTAAGAAAAAGTTTCCCATATGTAATGAATAAAGAAATAATACTTTCTAAAGAAAATATTAAAGAATTGTGGCAGTTTGTTTCAAATAAGTATGGAGAAAAATTTTTTACAATAGAGGAATTATTATATTTATGGAAAGGTAAAGTATCTTATAACAATGGAGAAATACTTAATTTTCAAAATACAATTATAGATAATGTATATTTTGAATGTGATAATAGAAGATTATTTTTATTTAAAGTTAGAAGTGAAGATGATATTATAGAGGCTTCAAAGCCTAAAGAAATTAACCAACAAGTTTTAATGGAAATTGTTAAAGAGAAGTTTAAAGATTTTAATTATAAAAAAATAAGTATATTACTTCAAAATAAAGAGGTCATTTTAAATTTTGATTTTCCACAAAGCGTTGATGAGTCCATAGAGAAAATAATGAAGGAATTTGAAAATGAAACAGAGTGGAATATTAAAATAAATGAAAAGATAAATAATAGTTCTGCAGAAATACTTATTAAAAAGTTTATTAATTCAAATGATATAAAAAAGATATCATTTTATCCAGATAAATTTTATGTTGAAGTTTTTTTGAATTGCAATAATATGTATGGCAAAGAAATATATGATGATTTTGAGAAAATAACTGGATGGAAGCTTCTTATAACAGAAGAAGGTGGAAAAAGGGGATTAGAGAATAAAAATAAAGTTTATTTTGAAGTTTCTGATTGTTTAATGATGGAACAAAATAATGCACTGCAAGCTATTGATAAAGCATTTGAAGAAGAAAAATACAAACCATATAAAAAAAGCATAAAAAATAATGAAAAAGGAAAATATTTAGAACTTGTATTCATATCTCCTAAAATTGGAGAAAGATATTTAGAAAAGTTAGGACATTTAGCTAAGGAAACAGGGTGGACAATAGCTTTATCAGATAAGGTTAATCAAGTAGAAATTATTAATATTTTAAAAGTACTTTGTGATAAATATGGAGTAAAGTTAAAAAAGAATCCGGCTTATCTTGGAAATATGAATATTTTAATAACAATAACTGAAGGAAAAGAAAATTTTGAAAAATTAAAAAAAGAATTTGAAGAAACCACAGGATGCATTTTAAATCAATAGTTATAGTTTGAAAATATTATGTACATATATTTTTAAAATTAAATTGATATATTCAACATAACTTTATTATAATAGTTAGTTGTGTAGAATAAAAAACATAGGAGAAAAAGAATGAACTTTGTAGCTATAGATTTTGAAACTGCTAATGAAAAAAGAAATAGTCCATGTTCTATAGGAATTGTTGTTGTAAAAGATGGTGAGATTACAGAAAAGATACATCACTTAATAAAACCTAAGGAAATGAGATTTATGCCAATAAATATTGGAATCCATGGAATAAGGCCTGGTATGGTTAAAGATGAGTTAGAGTTTAATAAGGTGTGGGAAAAAATTAAACATTATTTTAATAATAATTTAGTAATAGCTCATAACGCATCATTTGATATATCTGTATTAAGAAGGACATTAGAACTTTATAACATAGAAATGCCTAGTTTTCAATATATATGTACAATGAAGCTTTCTAAAAATTTTTATAGTAATATTGACAATGCAAGATTAAATACAGTAAATAAATTTCTAGGATATGAATTTATGCATCATGATGCTTTGGCAGATGCATTAGCATGTAGTAATATTTTATTTAATATATCAGAAGAATTGAACTCAAAACATATTAATGAAATATCAAAATTACTAGGAGTAACGTTAGGATATGTAAATGAAAGTGGGTATAAACCATCTTCAACTAAAGGAAAGATCTTAAAAAAATCTAATAGACAAGCTTCAACTGAAAATATAATGGCGAATTTTAATTTTACTGCATTTGAAGATGAAGTTGTTGTATTTACAGGTGGACTAGCTTCTATGACAAGAGATGAAGCAACAAGATTAGTTAGAAAACTTAGTGGAACTGTTGGAAGTTCTGTAACAAGAAAAACAACATGTATAGTAACTAATACAAAAGATATAGATGATTTACAGAAAGAAGAAATGAGCAACAAGCTAAAAAAAGCTGTAGATTTAAAGAAAAAAGGACAAGATATAAAATTTCTAAATGAAGAAACATTTTTAAAAAGATGTACAGAAAAATTAATTTAAATTTTTTAAATAAATGAATCCCTCAACAAGAATTTTTTAAGCTTGTTGAGGGCATTTACATTAGAAGTTTTAGTTTTAGAATAATTTAATATTATAACTATACTATAATTTATAAATTGAATATATAATTAATTTTAAAAAGTTTTATATATTTAAATTCATCAAGTTTTTATCTTTTAAGTTTAGAGCACATACTTTTATATAATCTGTTGTTACATCTACAACTAAAAAATAATAAGTAGCAATAGGTAAAACTATAATTAACTGTTTACTTTTAATTTATTAATTCAGTGATAACTAATTAGAGTTATTTAACCATTTTCTATAAATATCAGGTCTATTAGTTTTAACAAAATCTAAAAATTGTTCTTTATATCCTAATTTTTGCAAGGTTTTAATAATTAAATATGGATATCTAGTTTTCTTTTTCATAGCTCTTGCAGTATCAATAAGTTTAATTTCATTTGATGATGTTAAAAAAATATGAAATGGTGCTGCATCTAATCTAGTATATCCTACTAAATTCATAGCTTCATAAATCTCAATAATTTTATTTGAAAGGTCTTCTGTAAGGAAATGAGATGATAAATATTTGTCTAATTCTATACCATCTATATATTCTCTTATAATATAGTCTTCACCAAATAAATAAAGTTTTGGAAAATGTGAATCTGTTTGTGCCATAGCTAGAGTTTCTATTTCATCGTAGCACACCTGTTTTCTTTTAAAAATTTTTATACATCTATATGAATCAATTTTATATACCTTACCTTGCGTTCCAGCACCTAAAAATTCTAATTTTTTTACATTTAAGCCTGCATATAATTTAATAATAATCACCTAACAATAAAGTAATACAATATTACTATATGATAATAAACCATCTTTGGATTAATAAAATTTTTATAATGTATTTAAATAATATAATTTGTCCATAGTGGTTTAGTGATTTTTTTTATTAAGTTGCAATATTTTAAATATATAAGAATATTTTATATTATTAGGATAATTCTTAATAATCTCCTTAGTTTTTTAGAAATTTTGAAAGGAGGTAGCTGCTGTATAATAGGATGCAAAAAATAATACTATAGAAATTACATAGATTTAGATAAAAGTATATTCTATATAATTATTGCAGCAGTAAGTATATTGGAAGACAAAGGGAATATAAAAATTAAATATTTACATTCTGATATTACTAAAAATAAAAACAATAAATTTTGTGATGAATATAAAATTTATGCTCCTAAAATTACTAAAAAATATAAAAAAACTTTTAAAATTTTACTTAAATTTACCAAAGATAGAGATAGGACATTATATATTATGTATAATAAAGTGAAAAAGTGGTATAAAGATGAAAATATAAATATGAGCATGGAAAAAATATATATTAAATCAAAATTAGGTTCTTATTTAAGTGGTGGATGTGGAATTGAGGCGTCTCTATTAACTAATTTAACTGCTAGTGCAGTTTTCGCTTATAGTAGCACATATATAAAAAAATTAGGAACTATATCGTTATTATGTTATTTAACTATCATGTCTTTTTATGGACTTTTTGTATTAAGTAAGGAAGATGATGAAGTAGAAATGTATAATTTGTTTTTAGAGGTATTAAGTGAATTAGAAAGAAGAAATGAATAAAAACAATTTTTACACACAAAATATTAGTGTAAGAAAGGAAGTGTTTAAGATGTACAAACCAAAAAGATGTTGTAGTGAAGAAGAAAAAAATGTTAAGCGTTATAATGGAGAAGGATACCATGAACTTGGAATGGCTACAGAACATTCTAATAAGGTTGTAGCATCTAATCCTATAACAGAACATTATCATGTTAAAGGATTTAATGATATTGAAGGAAAAAATTCTGATAATATCAAATAAAGTGGTGTTAATTTCTAATAATAAAGTAGCATAAAAACTTTAATTTTTACACAATATATATGTGTAGAAAGGAAGTGTTTGTTATGGATAATAATAAAGGATATTATGATCAAAGCAATAACCATGAATGCAGTAGTGGATGTCATAAAAAGGCAACACCATTAACTGACGAATATAAATTAAATGCTACAGACGGAAAAAGCGCCACTTGTAATAACT
This region includes:
- a CDS encoding MBL fold metallo-hydrolase, with product MNLDFLGGALEVGGSSILLKIDNKNILLDAGIRQNVNKDSVPNFRAIQDNGGLDAIIISHAHLDHIGCLPLISKEYPNVRIYMNNMTKDLVKVLLYDSLKIMNNRESEIPLYSENDVKLTLNRIFTLNYLVRFPIFEDMHITFYNAGHIAGASCIYIESKEGAVFYSGDFSVFSQKTVEGAKLPKLRPDVAILESTYGDKLHSNREIEEKALINIVNECIDNNGKMIIPAFALGRAQEVILILKAAMNKGCLKKVKVYVDGMVRDINRVYKNNPLYLKNSLGKKILRGIEPFYDENIVEVNSKDNREEILSGKESAVIISSSGMLTGGPSAFYAEKIASMENGYIVITGYQDEESPGRRILDLANEEEERYLSINNLNIPVKCKVKKIGLSAHSDKSEIKGVIERIASRNVFLVHGNENVIKTLAAEISRDFIGKIFTPDCGESVTLNINNPRKQLRKSFPYVMNKEIILSKENIKELWQFVSNKYGEKFFTIEELLYLWKGKVSYNNGEILNFQNTIIDNVYFECDNRRLFLFKVRSEDDIIEASKPKEINQQVLMEIVKEKFKDFNYKKISILLQNKEVILNFDFPQSVDESIEKIMKEFENETEWNIKINEKINNSSAEILIKKFINSNDIKKISFYPDKFYVEVFLNCNNMYGKEIYDDFEKITGWKLLITEEGGKRGLENKNKVYFEVSDCLMMEQNNALQAIDKAFEEEKYKPYKKSIKNNEKGKYLELVFISPKIGERYLEKLGHLAKETGWTIALSDKVNQVEIINILKVLCDKYGVKLKKNPAYLGNMNILITITEGKENFEKLKKEFEETTGCILNQ
- a CDS encoding exonuclease domain-containing protein, with the protein product MNFVAIDFETANEKRNSPCSIGIVVVKDGEITEKIHHLIKPKEMRFMPINIGIHGIRPGMVKDELEFNKVWEKIKHYFNNNLVIAHNASFDISVLRRTLELYNIEMPSFQYICTMKLSKNFYSNIDNARLNTVNKFLGYEFMHHDALADALACSNILFNISEELNSKHINEISKLLGVTLGYVNESGYKPSSTKGKILKKSNRQASTENIMANFNFTAFEDEVVVFTGGLASMTRDEATRLVRKLSGTVGSSVTRKTTCIVTNTKDIDDLQKEEMSNKLKKAVDLKKKGQDIKFLNEETFLKRCTEKLI